Genomic window (Achromobacter sp. B7):
CAGCTGCTCGTTCAGCGGGGTCTGCGCCAGGTTATTGCCAAAGTTGCAGATGGTGGCCAGCCCCACGCCCACAATTACTTCCAGCGCGTTGCCGTCCGTATAGCCGGCATCGCGCAGCGCTTGCAGTGCGTCGTCGCTGACGCGCCCGCGGGTGTCGATCACCGCTTCGGTGAACGCCGCCAGCGCTTGCAGGCGTTGGTCGGGCAGCACGCCTTGCGCCCGCAGCGCATCGACAACCTCGGGCGACAAGCGCGCCTTGTTGCGCGCGATGGCGGTGTGGCCCGCCACGCAGAACGTGCAGCCGTGACGCGTGCCCGCCACCAGTTGCACCACCTCGCGTTCCTGCAAGCTAAGGCCGGCGCGCGCGTTCAATTGCGACAGGGTTTGATAGGCTTCCAGCGCCACCGGCGCATTGGCCAGCACGCCCAGCAGATTGGACAGGTATCCCGCGCCCTGCTCCGCGGCGGCCAGCGCGGCGCGCGTGGGTTCGGGAGCGCTTTGCGCGGTATGGACGGGCAAACGGGCCATGTGGATCTCCTGGGTGTCGTTCAAGACAAGGTTGAAAACAATATTGTGCGGGCGCCCGGCCACAAGCGACAATGCGCGAAGATCGCAACTTGATGCTAGATCTTATCGACTTTCAGCTATGCGCTTATAACCAGCCGAAACTGCGACGGTCACTGGACCAGATCAGTTGCGAGTTACCGTCACCAGCACCGCCCCCAAGCTCCGCCCCCACCTTCGCCACCGCCACGCCTGCCGACCTTGCCCAACGACGCCTCCCCTACCGATCAAGCCGCCGTCGACGCGCTGCTTCTGTCCAGCCTGGAAGTGCAATCCAGCTTGTATCACCTGGGCCAGTATTGCGGCAATTGGTCCGCCAGCACCAGCGGCCGCGCGCGCGCCAGCTTTCATCTGATTCTGCATGGCCAATGCCGCGTTGCACTGCATGACGGCCAGGGCGCCGAGCTGGACACGCTGACGCTTGCCGCCGGCGACGGCATATTTTTCCTGCGGGATATTCCGCATGCGCTGACGCCGCTTGATGCCGTGGCGCCCGGCACCGCGCTGTGCCGCGCCATGGAGCCGCTGCTGCCCCGGCAGGCCGATGGCACGGGCCTGGCCTGCGGCTTTTTCCAATTCCGGCCGGGGCTGGCCGACCTGTTGGCCGACACCCTGCCCGACTACCTGGTGCTGCGCGCCCAGGACGAGCGCTTTCGCACGGCGCGCGGCGTGTTCGACCTGATCCTGGCAGAAACCGCCGACACCGCGCCCACGCCGGGCGGCTCGCCCGTGGTGCTGGAACGGCTGACCGATCTGCTGATCTTCTTCATGCTGCGCCATCTGGCCGTGCATGATCGTCAGGCCTACGGGCTGTTCGTGCTGGCGCGCGACCCCGCCATGGCCAGCCTGCTGCAAGCCATCCTGGCGCAGCCCGCCGCGCCCTGGAGCATGCAGGACATGGCCGACCGCCTGCATATGTCCAAGGCCACGTTCCACCGACGCTTCACGCTGCAAAGCGGCACCACGCCCGCGCAGCTGCTGCAATTGCTGCGCATGCGCGTGGCGCGCCGGTATCTGAGCCAGCGCATGGGCATACAGGATGCAGCGGAGCGGGTGGGCTATCAATCTCAGGCGGCGTTCAGCCGGGTGTTTCAGCGCACCGAGGGCGTTGCGCCCTCGGCCCTGCGCAAGCGTCCGCCGGGCGGCGCTTAAACCTGCGCCAACGCTTGTTCCAGATCGGCGATCAGGTCGTCGATGTGTTCGATGCCGATGGACAAGCGCACCGTTTCTTCGCGCACGCCTGCCTTTTGCAGCTCTTCGGGATTCAGCTGGCGGTGCGTGGTGGATGCCGGGTGGGTCGCCAGCGACTTGGAATCACCGATGTTGACCAGGCGCGTGAACAGTTGCAGCGCGTCCTGGAAGCGCGCGCCCGCGTCGCGGCCGCCCTTCACGCCGAAGGTGAACAGGCCCGGCACCTTGCCGCCCAGGTACTTCTGCGCCAGCGCGTGGTCGGGGTGGTCCGGCAGGCCCGCGTAGTTCACCCATTCCACCTTCGGATGTTCACGCAGGAAGTTCGCCACCTTGACCGCGTTTTCAACGATACGGTCCACGCGCAGCGCCAGCGTTTCGATGCCTTGCAGAATCTGGAACGAGTTGAACGGCGAGATCGCCGCGCCCGTGTTGCGCAGCGGCACGACGCGCGCGCGGCCGATGTAGGCGGCCGGCCCGAATGCTTCGGTGTAGACCACGCCGTGGTAGCTCACGTCCGGTTCGTTCAGGCGCTTGAAGCGCGCCTTGTGCTCGGCCCACGGGAATTTGCCGGAATCAATGATGGCGCCGCCCAGGCTGGTGCCGTGGCCGCCCAGGTACTTGGTCAGCGATTGCACCACGATGTCGGCGCCGTGTTCGATGGGGCGCAGCAGGTATGGCGACGGCACGGTGTTGTCCACGATCAGCGGCAGGCCATGGCGGTGCGCGACGTCGGCCAGCGCGGCGATGTCGGTGATGTTGCCCAGCGGGTTGCCGACCGATTCCGCGAAGATGGCCTTGGTGCGGTCATCGATTTGCGCTTCGAAGGCGGCCAGGTCGCTGGGGTTGGCAAAGCGCGTGGTGATGCCGTATTGCGGCAGCGTGTGCGCGAACAGGTTGTAGGTGCCGCCATACAGCGTGCTGGACGAAATGATGTTGTCGCCCGCTTCCGCGATGGTCAGGATGGCATAGGTCACGGCCGACTGGCCCGAGGCCAGCGCCAGCGCGGCAATGCCGCCTTCCAGGGCCGCCACGCGCTGCTCCAGCACGTCGGTCGTGGGGTTCATGATGCGGGTATAGATGTTGCCCGGCACCTTCAGGTCGAACAGGTCGGCGCCATGCTGCGTGTCATCGAACGCGTAGGCAACGGTTTGATAGATGGGCACGGCGACGGCGCGCGTGGTCGGGTCGGGGCGGTAGCCGCCATGCACGGCCACGGTTTCCAGGCGCCAGTTGGGCTTCTTCGGTTCAGTCATGTGTCTCTCCAGGAATGTCGTTGATTCGAGTTTGCGGATCAGGCCGCCAAGGCGCGCGTGGCGCTCAGGATACGGTCGATGTCCGCGTGATTGTTATAGGCGCCGACGGACAAGCGCACGTAACCATACTCCACCACGCTGGCCACCACACCGGCGCGCGTCAAATGCGCCAGCGCGCCGGCCGGGTCGGCCACGCGCAACGCCGTTGTGGTGCTGCGCAATTCGGGGTCGGACGGCGATACCACGGCCACCCCCTGCGCCCGCAAGCCGTCGTGCAAGGCGTGCGACAGTTCCAGCACCCAGGGTTCGATGCGATCCGGGCCGGCGCCTTCGATCAGATCCAGCGCGCCCGCCCAACCCGCGATGCCCGGGTAGTTGAGGTTGCCCGTTTCCAGACGGCGCGCGTCGCCCGCGTCCGCCACGCCCACCTGCCATTGCAGGCCCGACTTGTCCAAGGTAGTGACGCCCGATGGCCCCACGTAAAGCGGGTCCAGCGCGTCCAGCAATTTTTCCGACACATGCAAGAGGCCCACGCCCAGCGGACCCAGCATGCCCTTGTGCGCGCCGCTGGCGAAGGCGTCCACCTGCCATTCGTCTACCCGCGCGCGCAGCAGCCCTGCCCCCTGGATGCCATCGACCACCAGCCAGATGCCGCGCTGCGCGCAGCGGCGGCCCAGCTCGGCAATGTCGGTACGCAGGCCGGTGCCGTACTGCACCCATGACACCGCGATCAGACGGGTGCGCGCATCCACGTGCTGCCATAAATCGTCCACCGTATAGCGATGCGACGTCGCCGCCGCCACGCGCACCTGCACGCCGTGGCGGCGCAGGTTCAACCACGGCAAGGCATTGGTGGGATGTTCCTGATCATCCACGACCAGGTTGTCGCCGGGTTGCCAGGCCAGGCCCTGCGCCACGGTGTTCAAGCCTTCGGTGGTGTTCTTGGTGAAGGCCAGCCGCCGGGCGTCGCCGCCGATCAGACGTGCCAGGCGCACGCGCAACGCATCGGCATCGCGCAGCCATTGCGGCTTGTCGCTGCGGGCATGGGTGATGCCCTCAAAAAACTGTGCCACCGCATCGGCCACCTTGGGCGACAGCGGGCTGGTGTAGGCAATGTTGGCGTAGGCCTTGTCACGCGTGATGGGAAATAACTGCCTGAATTCGTCCTGCCAGCTCATGCGCGGCCTTCCTGTGGATTGCAACTTGGTATGGCCGAATTCTAGGGACCCGATGCACATCTGGATAAGGCTTAGTTCTTATATTGATATGACGATACAGTCGCTCGGATATCGCGGGCGCGCCCCTAGAATTCATGCCTTTCTTGCATACATACGATACGGGAACGGCATGCGATTGATTCAATTCTGGAAGACGGCGGGCGTGGCGGTGGCGCTGGCCGCGGGCGTGGCGCAGGCAGGCACCGTCGATACCATCAAGAAGCGCGGCGAACTGGTTTGCGGCGTCAGCCAAGGGTCGGCGGGCTTGTCGATTGCGAACAAGGACGGCCGCTGGACCGGCCTGGACGCCGACCTGTGCCGCGCGCTGGCCGCCGCCGTGCTGGGCGACGCGAACAAAACCCGCTTCGTGCCGTTGAGTTCGCAGCAGCGCTTTCCCGCGCTACAGTCCGGCGAAATCGACGTACTGAACCGCAACACCACCATCACGTCCAGCCGTGACGCGGGCCTGGGCATTGCGTCGGCCGGCATCGTGTTCTACGACGGCCAGGGTTTTCTGGTGCCACGCAAGCTGGGCGTCAAAAGCGCCACCGAGCTTGAAGGCGCGCAGGTCTGCGTGCAGCCGGGCACCGTCAATGAACAGAACCTGGTCGACTACTTCAAGAAGAACAAGCTGACGTATCGGCCAGTGGTGATTGAAAACCTGGTCGAACTGGAACAGGCGTTCTACGCCGGCCGCTGCGACGTGTACCTGTCGGACGCGTCCACGCTGGCCGCCAGCCGCGCGGCGCGCGCCGCCAAGCCGGACGACTTCGTCATCCTGCCCGAACGCATCAACAAGTCGCCGCTTGGCCCCTTCGTTCGGCAGGACGATCCCAACTGGGCCGCCATTGTGCGGTGGACGGTCAACGCGCTGGTGGCCGCCGAAGAGCTGGGCGTGACGTCGGCCAATGCCGACGCCCAATCGCAAAGCACCGACGCACAGGTACGCCGCCTGCTGGGCGTGGACCCGGGCATCGGCAAAAGCTTCGGCCTGGACGAAAGCTGGGCCAAGAACGCCATCAA
Coding sequences:
- a CDS encoding carboxymuconolactone decarboxylase family protein; the encoded protein is MARLPVHTAQSAPEPTRAALAAAEQGAGYLSNLLGVLANAPVALEAYQTLSQLNARAGLSLQEREVVQLVAGTRHGCTFCVAGHTAIARNKARLSPEVVDALRAQGVLPDQRLQALAAFTEAVIDTRGRVSDDALQALRDAGYTDGNALEVIVGVGLATICNFGNNLAQTPLNEQLRDYAWSGA
- a CDS encoding AraC family transcriptional regulator, which codes for MPNDASPTDQAAVDALLLSSLEVQSSLYHLGQYCGNWSASTSGRARASFHLILHGQCRVALHDGQGAELDTLTLAAGDGIFFLRDIPHALTPLDAVAPGTALCRAMEPLLPRQADGTGLACGFFQFRPGLADLLADTLPDYLVLRAQDERFRTARGVFDLILAETADTAPTPGGSPVVLERLTDLLIFFMLRHLAVHDRQAYGLFVLARDPAMASLLQAILAQPAAPWSMQDMADRLHMSKATFHRRFTLQSGTTPAQLLQLLRMRVARRYLSQRMGIQDAAERVGYQSQAAFSRVFQRTEGVAPSALRKRPPGGA
- a CDS encoding O-acetylhomoserine aminocarboxypropyltransferase/cysteine synthase family protein; protein product: MTEPKKPNWRLETVAVHGGYRPDPTTRAVAVPIYQTVAYAFDDTQHGADLFDLKVPGNIYTRIMNPTTDVLEQRVAALEGGIAALALASGQSAVTYAILTIAEAGDNIISSSTLYGGTYNLFAHTLPQYGITTRFANPSDLAAFEAQIDDRTKAIFAESVGNPLGNITDIAALADVAHRHGLPLIVDNTVPSPYLLRPIEHGADIVVQSLTKYLGGHGTSLGGAIIDSGKFPWAEHKARFKRLNEPDVSYHGVVYTEAFGPAAYIGRARVVPLRNTGAAISPFNSFQILQGIETLALRVDRIVENAVKVANFLREHPKVEWVNYAGLPDHPDHALAQKYLGGKVPGLFTFGVKGGRDAGARFQDALQLFTRLVNIGDSKSLATHPASTTHRQLNPEELQKAGVREETVRLSIGIEHIDDLIADLEQALAQV
- a CDS encoding aminotransferase class V-fold PLP-dependent enzyme, which encodes MSWQDEFRQLFPITRDKAYANIAYTSPLSPKVADAVAQFFEGITHARSDKPQWLRDADALRVRLARLIGGDARRLAFTKNTTEGLNTVAQGLAWQPGDNLVVDDQEHPTNALPWLNLRRHGVQVRVAAATSHRYTVDDLWQHVDARTRLIAVSWVQYGTGLRTDIAELGRRCAQRGIWLVVDGIQGAGLLRARVDEWQVDAFASGAHKGMLGPLGVGLLHVSEKLLDALDPLYVGPSGVTTLDKSGLQWQVGVADAGDARRLETGNLNYPGIAGWAGALDLIEGAGPDRIEPWVLELSHALHDGLRAQGVAVVSPSDPELRSTTTALRVADPAGALAHLTRAGVVASVVEYGYVRLSVGAYNNHADIDRILSATRALAA
- a CDS encoding amino acid ABC transporter substrate-binding protein — encoded protein: MRLIQFWKTAGVAVALAAGVAQAGTVDTIKKRGELVCGVSQGSAGLSIANKDGRWTGLDADLCRALAAAVLGDANKTRFVPLSSQQRFPALQSGEIDVLNRNTTITSSRDAGLGIASAGIVFYDGQGFLVPRKLGVKSATELEGAQVCVQPGTVNEQNLVDYFKKNKLTYRPVVIENLVELEQAFYAGRCDVYLSDASTLAASRAARAAKPDDFVILPERINKSPLGPFVRQDDPNWAAIVRWTVNALVAAEELGVTSANADAQSQSTDAQVRRLLGVDPGIGKSFGLDESWAKNAIKAVGNYGEVWDRNLGANTPLKLDRGLNAQWNKGGLLYSPPFQ